One genomic region from Candidatus Poribacteria bacterium encodes:
- a CDS encoding sigma-70 family RNA polymerase sigma factor, which yields MFVSDEDLMMKCCKGDMSAFELLVRRYQNPLINYIHRSLNDYHRAEDLSQETFLRVFKSASRYEPRASFKSWLYTIATNLCRNEVRNRSRRNTYYLEDLVEEGEDVYHTDIMRDTRYMPDVLLEKKEQQQIIRKAFAQLPENQRVALTLVTYQDLRYEEVSEILGCSVGAVKALIHRARQKMKKLLIKAGIGE from the coding sequence ATGTTTGTTTCAGACGAAGATTTGATGATGAAATGTTGTAAAGGGGATATGAGCGCGTTCGAGTTGTTGGTCAGACGCTATCAAAATCCGTTGATTAACTACATCCATCGCTCCCTTAATGACTACCACCGCGCCGAAGACCTCTCGCAAGAAACGTTCCTAAGGGTCTTTAAAAGCGCAAGTCGTTATGAACCGAGGGCATCGTTTAAAAGTTGGCTCTACACCATCGCCACTAATTTGTGTCGAAACGAGGTGCGAAACCGTTCACGACGCAATACGTACTACCTTGAAGACCTTGTTGAGGAAGGCGAAGATGTCTATCATACAGATATAATGCGCGATACTCGTTATATGCCCGATGTTCTATTAGAGAAAAAGGAACAGCAACAAATTATACGTAAAGCATTTGCACAGCTACCAGAAAACCAACGCGTGGCACTGACACTCGTGACTTATCAAGATTTACGCTACGAAGAGGTTTCAGAAATCCTCGGCTGCTCAGTGGGTGCCGTGAAAGCACTCATCCACCGTGCTCGGCAAAAGATGAAAAAATTACTCATTAAAGCGGGAATAGGGGAATAG
- a CDS encoding SUMF1/EgtB/PvdO family nonheme iron enzyme, whose amino-acid sequence MESTNGVSTKNILNITKPKESRIALLESNAPDAFQKLCQDYWTWHFDASLSDAARILLSTDLSWEAMPELTTPPVGEVISPLGYALGHEDEKVREAALQALDATVYIPAGIACIGEERAPLEVDEFRIGVYPVTNAQYERFVQDTGHTPPQDWTDGRYPENRGDHPVVWVTCEEAEAYAGYAGGRLPTFQEWQYAARGPDDRLFPWGYEIDKPRCNTAELGAGTTTPVVAFRDGVSPFGCYDMVGNVWEWTDTAYDDDENFRVACGGAWYYNHDYSTCTSYDFFSNGYAEFVIGFRIAQ is encoded by the coding sequence ATGGAAAGCACCAACGGCGTTTCAACGAAAAATATCCTGAATATCACAAAGCCAAAAGAATCTCGCATTGCCCTCTTAGAAAGCAACGCGCCGGATGCCTTCCAAAAACTATGCCAAGATTACTGGACATGGCACTTCGACGCATCGCTATCTGACGCAGCTCGGATCCTACTCAGCACCGATCTCAGTTGGGAGGCGATGCCGGAATTGACAACACCACCGGTTGGGGAAGTTATCTCGCCACTCGGTTACGCACTTGGACATGAAGATGAGAAGGTCCGAGAGGCGGCACTACAAGCGTTAGATGCAACTGTTTATATCCCTGCCGGCATCGCCTGTATCGGTGAGGAACGCGCACCGTTAGAAGTTGATGAATTTAGGATAGGGGTCTATCCTGTAACCAACGCGCAATATGAACGGTTCGTTCAGGATACTGGACATACACCTCCGCAGGACTGGACGGACGGTAGGTATCCAGAAAACAGAGGCGATCATCCTGTTGTGTGGGTTACGTGTGAAGAAGCAGAAGCGTACGCCGGTTATGCCGGTGGTAGATTGCCGACGTTTCAGGAATGGCAATACGCTGCACGCGGTCCCGATGATAGGCTCTTTCCGTGGGGCTATGAAATTGACAAACCGCGATGCAATACGGCTGAACTTGGCGCGGGAACGACAACCCCGGTCGTTGCATTCAGAGACGGTGTGAGTCCTTTTGGATGCTACGATATGGTCGGCAACGTCTGGGAGTGGACAGACACGGCTTACGATGATGATGAGAATTTTCGTGTAGCATGTGGGGGTGCATGGTATTACAATCACGACTATAGCACTTGCACGAGTTACGATTTCTTCAGCAACGGATACGCAGAGTTCGTGATTGGATTCCGCATCGCGCAGTAA
- a CDS encoding zf-HC2 domain-containing protein, whose amino-acid sequence MRKYKNTEFPHLDNLACKTQIASRDELSAYIDKELPAWKRYLIQQHLKKCGTCADYVQRLRKTDKFLRQSGEVEVSTDFLAGVMTRVSEITQHQQQTSRWSRVVQSLVPGLETSPTKWFRHLSILAYKLRQNIQTRSPIYIFALTFCVFTMVGVTLYPPRSDRFGQSAHAWKKSDALHNEKLISFEVIRRDPPKRLLTTNLSAE is encoded by the coding sequence ATGCGAAAATATAAAAATACCGAATTTCCACATTTGGACAACTTAGCATGCAAAACACAAATTGCGAGTCGAGATGAGTTGTCTGCTTATATTGACAAAGAATTGCCAGCATGGAAACGCTACCTCATCCAGCAGCATCTCAAAAAATGCGGGACCTGTGCCGATTACGTGCAGCGGTTGCGAAAAACCGATAAATTTCTACGTCAAAGCGGAGAAGTAGAAGTCTCTACTGACTTTTTAGCGGGTGTTATGACGCGTGTATCAGAGATAACACAACATCAACAACAAACGTCCCGTTGGTCTCGCGTCGTGCAAAGTTTGGTGCCAGGGTTAGAAACCTCTCCCACAAAATGGTTCCGACATCTCTCAATATTGGCTTACAAACTGCGCCAGAATATTCAGACGCGCAGCCCGATTTACATATTTGCCCTAACCTTCTGTGTCTTTACGATGGTCGGTGTGACGCTCTACCCACCGCGCAGTGACAGATTTGGACAATCGGCACATGCGTGGAAGAAGTCGGATGCGCTGCACAACGAGAAGTTAATATCCTTTGAGGTAATTCGTCGCGATCCGCCTAAACGTTTACTAACGACCAACCTTTCAGCAGAATAG
- a CDS encoding VWA domain-containing protein — translation MKSVTRKALFISLIFHFFFLITTFYIAVQNQPIASEKVNLAVELISAEHTVQPKPLLKKVSPRFSAPTRELAPISPQVSTGESVPSLAAPVPITPETPRPALGRNLDAEVEKEEPSTALSIAEQNWNEVSTETRNLRDIKGNLSKTEAASPAGNKTFGVKRPGPPRAQRTTEVVPIKIIEEEVSFSPAQLAEIREKRKALPHVPFSRLMEKLGREIVETSDGGPIDVVFVIDASGSMRDNIKSVVEHLKEMVDVYKASKIDYALGVTEFWANKNRNRISVFQLTKSFTEYKRTLQAIDVHQDEHALDAIVQTVKELRFRPTSKRHFILVTDEALTSRDGLAVEDAIAYCRESGIYVNVLGLPIDEHQILAAKTGGKWHVIPEAQQPQIAQRINVQKTPRSKAASLRHAQWANVTKIGSDLLQHGSSTPVDIVLFVDSSKSMDEKLPHFLRQLDIIVRDWDNAFIDYQIGVVRFRSRASVNIVNVFNPPQTLEEIRKIVELPCQENEMLLDAVAEGLRRLKLRSNAQPYFILITDEPADGEYSPLAIIQMLQQKRVLVSVVGTYDDFQQQVAHKTGGVWVPIPEGHTTNNLYW, via the coding sequence ATGAAATCTGTAACTCGGAAAGCATTATTCATTTCGCTAATATTCCACTTTTTTTTCCTGATCACGACGTTCTACATCGCCGTCCAGAACCAACCGATAGCGTCGGAGAAAGTAAATCTTGCGGTGGAACTGATTTCAGCAGAACACACTGTCCAACCAAAACCACTGCTGAAAAAGGTCTCACCCCGTTTTAGCGCGCCTACACGTGAATTAGCACCTATCTCGCCACAAGTCAGTACTGGCGAATCCGTGCCATCTTTAGCAGCCCCTGTCCCGATAACCCCTGAAACGCCGCGTCCCGCCTTAGGACGCAACTTGGATGCTGAAGTAGAAAAAGAGGAGCCATCAACCGCTCTCAGTATCGCAGAACAGAACTGGAACGAGGTCAGCACGGAAACTCGGAACCTTCGGGACATCAAGGGAAATTTGTCCAAAACGGAAGCCGCAAGTCCAGCAGGAAACAAGACTTTCGGTGTGAAACGTCCGGGTCCTCCGCGCGCCCAACGCACCACAGAAGTTGTGCCGATTAAAATAATCGAAGAAGAGGTGAGTTTCTCTCCAGCACAGTTAGCAGAAATACGTGAAAAACGGAAAGCACTCCCACACGTCCCGTTTTCAAGACTTATGGAAAAACTGGGGCGAGAGATTGTCGAAACAAGCGACGGTGGCCCCATTGATGTCGTCTTCGTTATCGATGCCAGTGGGAGTATGCGCGATAATATCAAATCTGTCGTAGAACACCTTAAGGAGATGGTAGACGTATACAAAGCCTCCAAAATAGACTACGCCCTGGGGGTAACGGAATTCTGGGCAAATAAAAACCGAAACAGAATCAGCGTTTTTCAACTCACAAAGAGTTTCACTGAATACAAGCGCACCCTTCAAGCGATTGACGTACATCAAGACGAACACGCACTGGACGCTATTGTACAAACCGTCAAGGAACTCCGATTCCGCCCGACATCTAAAAGGCATTTTATTCTTGTTACCGATGAAGCTTTGACAAGTCGAGACGGATTGGCGGTCGAAGACGCAATCGCGTATTGCCGAGAGTCCGGCATCTATGTGAACGTGCTTGGACTTCCTATTGATGAACACCAAATCCTCGCTGCGAAAACAGGTGGTAAGTGGCATGTCATTCCTGAAGCACAGCAGCCGCAAATAGCGCAACGAATCAATGTTCAAAAGACACCGCGAAGCAAAGCGGCATCCCTCCGCCATGCCCAATGGGCAAATGTTACAAAAATCGGCAGCGATCTACTCCAGCATGGTAGCAGCACACCGGTTGATATTGTGTTGTTTGTTGACAGTAGCAAGAGCATGGACGAAAAACTGCCACATTTTCTGCGACAACTCGACATCATCGTTCGTGATTGGGATAACGCCTTTATAGATTACCAAATAGGTGTGGTGCGTTTCCGATCGCGGGCATCGGTGAACATTGTGAACGTGTTCAACCCACCACAAACACTGGAAGAGATTCGGAAAATCGTCGAATTGCCGTGCCAAGAAAACGAAATGTTGTTAGATGCCGTCGCTGAGGGACTGCGGCGGCTTAAACTCCGTTCAAATGCGCAGCCGTATTTTATCTTGATTACAGATGAGCCAGCAGATGGTGAATACTCACCGCTCGCAATTATTCAAATGTTACAGCAAAAACGTGTCCTTGTCAGTGTTGTTGGCACTTACGACGATTTTCAGCAGCAGGTCGCGCACAAAACTGGCGGTGTATGGGTGCCCATCCCAGAAGGACACACAACAAACAATCTGTATTGGTAA
- a CDS encoding leucine-rich repeat domain-containing protein: MKRLIKIGLLCVLIAGYQTVAAQQDIAQQAYLILEQNCLSCHGPHGAFTEQIVIESAAGLIDSGAVVPSNPLQSELYTRLTHPDPTKRMPLGSQLSDDAIATISNWIQAGAPSWEIQHDVNFISTDAMLTTIQNHLNTLDAFNRPFARYFTTTHLYNAGNGPEALAAYQVALSKLVNSLSWGFQITNPQPIDPAETIFYIDLRDYEWDTRNAWTQIEAVYPYLIDFDAVTQAPLYSKLVLLRQEMNCEVPFVYADWFLATASLPPLYHDILALPETEQELERELRIDVDRNIQSAPGVRVWRAGTNDSGVSNHNRVVERHTSPYGAYWKSHDFAGSAGAQNIFTHPLSFERDGGEVIFNLPNGLQAYYIADGFGNRIDVAPTEIVSNPAASDPAVRNGLSCIGCHTEGMKDFEDGVRSVIEQTVSPVYDKDHALRLYVENAVMGVLVAQDTSRYKAALESTGGVFGGIEPVHRFYEEFHGPIEASYAAAAVGLETEAFLSEIAEKSSLQRLGLTGLLTGGNVKRDAWTAQFSEVISALNSEDTPPPPPPPPPRPSFTGDLIPDPNLREAIAETLGKAPNEPITEVDLARLTRIDADERGITDLTGLEHATRLERIEFRHNAISDLSPLKDLTRLNNIKLRGNRITNVSPLANLTNVDWLGLEQNAITDLSPLRKLIKLNGIGIDGNPISDVSPLASLISLDRLNAWRTPISDFSVLARLPRLRWIEFGNDRLVSAIPTLKGLRALERLEIHGCSISDLSPLAELTQLEWLELVNNLISDVSPLAKLTNLKTLNLDANIISDPSSLAALTDLEVLYLENNVISDVSSLAGFKNLERLDLRNNAISDFSPLSALPDETFVRMEGNPGFPSGGPKITGPWLWAIVPGTRLEDNVDFLAFATDGGATEIKVATNGAKEGKAVGDSKWTLHRLSSSGGDNINRMTAALGWGTREEIYDHIVYGSVILDSPEEQQTTMLVGSDDAVKVWLNGEVVHQAFVGRGANDYQDFFPVTLKQGKNALLVALDNHGHGGFSGFFGFAPDAKYEVFQPGINFTFSTETTQVEVGDTFTVNLIVENIDNLAGWQTDIVFNPTVLRALSVTEGDFLKQEGGDTFFENGTINNTTGKITGLQAVQLSKGEMDRYGVLVSVRFTAIANGESQLTVANFQAGSSRGEKIPARLSEITIVVGSGTPAAPVLLPEETALFANYPNPFNPETWIPYQLAESAEVTVHIYATNGVLVRTLALGHQAAGIYQGRSRAVYWDGRNEVGEPVASGIYFYTLSTESTRDSVTAGDFTATRKMLIRK, encoded by the coding sequence ATGAAACGTCTCATCAAAATCGGACTCTTATGTGTGCTGATCGCAGGCTATCAAACCGTTGCGGCACAACAAGACATCGCACAGCAAGCTTATCTTATCCTTGAACAAAACTGCCTCAGCTGCCACGGACCCCACGGTGCTTTTACAGAGCAAATCGTTATTGAATCCGCAGCAGGTTTAATCGATTCTGGTGCGGTTGTGCCAAGCAACCCACTGCAATCTGAACTCTATACGCGCCTCACGCATCCCGACCCCACGAAACGGATGCCCTTAGGGAGTCAACTTTCAGATGACGCGATTGCAACGATCAGCAACTGGATTCAGGCAGGGGCACCGAGTTGGGAAATCCAACACGATGTCAACTTCATCTCTACCGATGCTATGCTCACAACCATCCAAAATCACTTGAACACGCTGGATGCCTTTAATCGTCCCTTCGCACGCTATTTCACGACCACGCATCTCTATAACGCCGGCAATGGACCCGAGGCTCTTGCAGCGTATCAAGTCGCCCTCTCAAAACTCGTCAACAGTCTCTCCTGGGGATTCCAGATTACCAACCCACAACCGATTGACCCAGCTGAGACGATTTTCTACATCGACCTGCGGGATTACGAATGGGACACTCGCAACGCATGGACGCAGATTGAAGCGGTTTATCCATATCTGATTGATTTTGACGCAGTTACACAAGCGCCTCTCTATAGCAAACTCGTACTCCTCCGGCAAGAAATGAACTGTGAAGTGCCGTTTGTATATGCCGATTGGTTTCTCGCCACGGCATCCTTACCTCCCCTCTACCACGACATCCTCGCACTCCCTGAAACAGAGCAGGAGTTGGAACGAGAACTCCGCATAGATGTTGATCGGAATATCCAAAGTGCCCCAGGGGTGCGCGTCTGGCGTGCCGGCACCAACGATTCAGGTGTCTCGAATCACAATCGGGTTGTAGAACGCCACACCTCCCCGTATGGTGCGTATTGGAAGAGCCACGACTTCGCAGGGAGTGCGGGTGCACAGAATATCTTCACGCATCCGTTGTCTTTCGAGCGGGATGGGGGTGAAGTGATCTTCAATCTGCCGAACGGGTTACAGGCATACTACATTGCGGACGGTTTCGGGAATCGGATAGATGTTGCGCCGACGGAGATTGTATCGAATCCAGCGGCGAGTGATCCTGCTGTGCGTAATGGTCTGTCGTGTATCGGTTGCCACACGGAGGGAATGAAAGATTTTGAAGATGGTGTTCGATCTGTGATAGAGCAGACGGTGTCTCCGGTTTACGATAAGGATCATGCGTTGCGTCTGTATGTGGAAAACGCGGTGATGGGTGTGCTTGTTGCTCAGGATACGTCACGTTACAAGGCTGCGTTGGAATCGACGGGTGGTGTATTTGGGGGTATAGAACCTGTGCATCGGTTCTATGAAGAGTTTCATGGACCTATTGAGGCATCCTACGCCGCTGCTGCCGTCGGTTTAGAAACAGAAGCCTTCCTCTCGGAAATTGCGGAGAAGTCGAGTTTACAACGTCTGGGTTTGACGGGTCTGTTGACGGGTGGCAATGTGAAGCGCGATGCGTGGACGGCTCAGTTCTCGGAGGTGATTTCGGCACTCAATTCTGAAGATACGCCGCCGCCTCCACCACCTCCACCGCCTCGTCCCTCGTTTACTGGTGATCTCATCCCGGATCCAAATCTTCGTGAGGCAATTGCAGAGACACTTGGTAAAGCACCGAATGAGCCAATCACTGAGGTAGATTTAGCGCGGTTGACGCGTATTGATGCCGATGAGAGGGGCATCACTGATTTGACGGGGCTTGAGCATGCTACAAGATTGGAACGGATAGAATTCCGGCACAATGCAATATCAGACCTCTCGCCACTGAAGGATCTAACACGACTCAATAACATCAAACTCCGAGGGAATAGAATCACCAATGTGTCACCGCTCGCCAACTTGACTAATGTTGATTGGTTGGGGCTTGAGCAGAACGCAATTACCGATTTATCCCCGCTGCGAAAATTAATAAAATTGAATGGGATCGGGATTGATGGCAACCCTATATCGGATGTCTCGCCCCTGGCGAGTCTCATCAGTCTGGATCGTCTAAATGCTTGGCGTACACCTATATCGGATTTTTCTGTGCTGGCAAGGTTACCGAGACTGCGATGGATAGAATTTGGCAACGATAGACTTGTATCAGCGATTCCAACCCTGAAGGGGTTAAGAGCATTGGAACGATTGGAAATCCACGGCTGCAGCATTTCAGACCTTTCTCCGTTAGCGGAATTAACACAACTGGAGTGGTTAGAGTTGGTGAATAACTTGATCTCTGATGTGTCTCCGTTAGCGAAACTCACAAATTTGAAAACCCTGAATCTGGATGCCAACATCATATCCGATCCATCTTCCCTTGCAGCCCTAACGGACTTGGAGGTGCTGTACCTTGAAAACAATGTTATATCCGATGTGTCGTCCCTTGCAGGGTTCAAAAACTTAGAGCGACTTGACCTCCGCAATAATGCCATATCTGATTTTTCGCCGCTGAGCGCATTGCCTGACGAGACTTTTGTCCGTATGGAGGGCAACCCTGGATTCCCGTCAGGCGGTCCGAAAATAACGGGTCCTTGGTTATGGGCGATAGTACCTGGCACACGGCTTGAAGACAACGTAGATTTTCTGGCGTTCGCGACTGACGGTGGTGCTACGGAAATAAAAGTCGCTACCAACGGTGCTAAGGAAGGAAAGGCTGTCGGAGATAGTAAATGGACGCTGCATCGGCTGTCTTCTTCTGGTGGTGATAATATAAATCGAATGACCGCTGCGCTCGGTTGGGGAACACGTGAGGAGATATACGACCATATCGTCTACGGCTCGGTCATCTTGGACTCACCCGAAGAACAACAAACAACAATGCTCGTCGGGAGTGATGATGCCGTCAAAGTCTGGCTCAATGGTGAGGTGGTTCACCAAGCCTTTGTTGGGCGCGGTGCTAACGATTACCAAGACTTTTTTCCTGTCACCTTGAAACAAGGGAAAAATGCTCTGTTAGTCGCGCTTGACAACCACGGGCATGGTGGGTTTAGTGGCTTCTTTGGGTTCGCACCGGATGCCAAATATGAGGTCTTCCAACCGGGTATTAATTTCACCTTTTCCACGGAAACGACGCAGGTTGAGGTCGGGGACACGTTCACTGTGAATCTGATAGTGGAAAACATTGACAATTTAGCGGGATGGCAGACAGATATCGTCTTTAACCCGACTGTCCTGAGGGCACTGAGCGTGACGGAGGGGGATTTCCTAAAACAGGAGGGGGGAGACACCTTCTTTGAAAACGGCACGATTAATAACACCACCGGTAAAATCACAGGTTTGCAGGCGGTGCAACTCTCCAAAGGCGAGATGGACAGATACGGTGTGCTTGTCTCTGTGAGATTCACAGCCATCGCAAATGGCGAAAGCCAACTCACAGTGGCTAATTTCCAAGCGGGTTCCAGTAGAGGTGAGAAGATTCCTGCAAGGCTCTCAGAGATAACGATTGTTGTGGGAAGCGGTACCCCGGCTGCGCCCGTGCTTCTTCCCGAAGAGACTGCCTTGTTTGCGAACTACCCGAATCCGTTCAATCCAGAGACATGGATACCCTATCAACTTGCCGAGTCTGCCGAAGTCACGGTGCATATCTATGCGACGAATGGTGTATTGGTTCGGACGTTGGCTTTGGGACATCAAGCTGCGGGTATCTATCAGGGGCGAAGCCGTGCGGTGTATTGGGATGGTAGGAACGAAGTCGGAGAGCCTGTGGCAAGTGGAATCTATTTCTACACATTGTCCACGGAGTCCACACGCGACTCCGTTACTGCTGGCGATTTCACAGCTACCCGCAAGATGTTGATACGGAAATAG
- a CDS encoding HAD family hydrolase, with amino-acid sequence MQISAISFDGDMTLWDFHKVMRHSLKHTLAALQKQRPTPRVLNLTIDEMIAIREQFAEEVKGKVWSLEEIRRGAFERTLEHVGCPDKELAAHLNAIYRKHRFEDIELYPDVVPTFDILAPHFKLGLLSNGNTYPERCGLDGRFAFVVFSQDVQVEKPHPKIFEITAERAGCELTQMLHVGDSLENDVAGAKNVGAPSVWLNREGVPNDTETQPDYEVASLAEIPKILGLD; translated from the coding sequence TTGCAAATTTCGGCAATCTCTTTTGACGGCGACATGACCTTGTGGGACTTCCATAAAGTCATGCGTCATTCCCTCAAACATACACTCGCGGCGCTGCAGAAACAGCGACCGACGCCGCGCGTCCTAAACCTGACAATCGACGAAATGATTGCGATTCGTGAACAATTTGCCGAAGAGGTGAAGGGTAAAGTCTGGAGCTTAGAAGAAATTCGGCGAGGCGCATTTGAGCGGACGCTCGAACACGTCGGTTGCCCAGATAAAGAACTCGCTGCCCATCTGAATGCGATATATCGGAAACATCGGTTTGAAGACATAGAGTTATATCCTGATGTCGTCCCGACTTTCGACATTCTGGCACCGCATTTCAAACTCGGATTGCTCTCGAACGGGAACACCTATCCAGAACGCTGTGGACTCGACGGACGTTTTGCTTTCGTTGTTTTTTCCCAAGATGTGCAGGTCGAGAAGCCTCATCCAAAAATCTTCGAGATTACCGCAGAACGCGCAGGCTGTGAATTGACGCAAATGCTACATGTAGGAGACTCTCTCGAAAACGATGTTGCGGGTGCAAAGAACGTTGGCGCGCCTTCTGTCTGGCTCAATCGTGAAGGGGTCCCGAATGATACAGAAACGCAACCCGATTACGAGGTGGCTTCGTTGGCTGAAATCCCCAAAATTTTAGGGTTGGATTAG
- a CDS encoding TIM barrel protein, which yields MLAISTMWNALNQSDGAELFDELKTLGFEKLELSRHLTPDQVEQLKPYLRENPPCSIHNFCPILPGTSQTEAGADKILLSSLNADERQEAVRRTIQTMELAVELETPIVVLHLGEVDTYDRSYLMTELYNYGEREFEAFDQKVTEATEWRKRKAAKHQDAVLRSLDALNESALRMELCIAIENRPHYYQIPNFDEVGLFFEEFYGSPMRYWHDIGHAALQERLGVCWADTWLEHYSEHLVGVNLHDLQGLQAYHPPGTGDLEWDKIFAELSAEMLKVLEIRPCAAEPVIEARELCESLSSEQADA from the coding sequence ATGTTAGCAATCTCAACAATGTGGAATGCCTTGAATCAGTCAGACGGTGCCGAACTCTTTGATGAACTCAAAACGCTGGGTTTTGAGAAGCTCGAACTGAGTAGACATCTCACGCCGGATCAGGTGGAACAACTCAAGCCGTACCTCCGTGAAAATCCGCCATGCTCCATTCACAATTTTTGTCCCATCCTTCCCGGAACGTCCCAAACAGAGGCAGGCGCAGACAAAATTTTACTTTCCAGTTTGAATGCAGACGAACGACAGGAGGCGGTCCGACGTACGATCCAAACGATGGAACTCGCCGTTGAATTGGAAACGCCAATCGTCGTTCTGCATCTCGGTGAGGTCGATACCTACGACCGGTCCTACCTGATGACTGAACTTTACAATTACGGTGAGCGTGAATTTGAAGCCTTTGATCAGAAAGTGACGGAAGCCACTGAATGGCGAAAACGGAAAGCAGCAAAACACCAAGACGCGGTTCTACGGAGTCTCGATGCGCTCAATGAATCTGCGCTGCGGATGGAACTCTGTATCGCTATTGAAAACCGTCCGCACTACTACCAAATCCCGAATTTTGACGAAGTTGGATTGTTCTTTGAGGAATTTTACGGCAGCCCGATGCGCTACTGGCACGACATTGGACACGCCGCGTTACAGGAAAGACTCGGTGTTTGCTGGGCAGATACATGGCTTGAGCACTATTCAGAACACCTCGTCGGTGTGAACCTGCACGACTTGCAAGGGCTTCAGGCATACCATCCGCCAGGAACAGGGGACCTCGAATGGGACAAAATCTTCGCGGAGCTGTCCGCAGAGATGCTAAAGGTATTGGAAATTCGTCCTTGTGCAGCGGAACCCGTGATAGAAGCCCGAGAATTGTGCGAATCGCTATCAAGTGAGCAAGCCGATGCATAG
- the purN gene encoding phosphoribosylglycinamide formyltransferase, translated as MKIAVLVSGSGTNLQTLIEQLHENKTSGIDIAAVISDRRKAYALTRAARAGIPTHVVRAQDFENRVDFDAEISKIIEQHAAELIVLAGFMKLFQPPFVRKYQNRIINVHPTLLPAFPGAHPVADTLAYGVKIAGVTVHFVDEGVDSGPIIAQAAVPVLDTDDEESLHNRIQIEEHKLYPKVIKWYAQGKLRVEGRKVIVE; from the coding sequence TTGAAAATCGCAGTTCTTGTTTCTGGAAGTGGAACAAATCTCCAAACCCTGATTGAGCAGCTACATGAAAATAAAACAAGTGGTATTGACATAGCAGCTGTAATTAGTGACAGGCGGAAGGCGTACGCGCTCACACGCGCAGCACGTGCCGGTATACCCACACACGTTGTGAGGGCCCAAGATTTTGAGAATCGCGTCGATTTTGACGCAGAAATTTCAAAGATTATCGAACAACATGCCGCGGAGCTGATTGTCCTTGCGGGCTTTATGAAGTTGTTCCAACCCCCCTTTGTCCGAAAATACCAAAATCGCATCATTAACGTTCATCCGACGCTATTACCAGCATTCCCAGGGGCACATCCGGTCGCTGATACCTTGGCTTATGGTGTAAAAATTGCGGGTGTCACCGTTCATTTTGTTGATGAAGGTGTCGATTCTGGACCCATTATCGCACAGGCGGCTGTTCCGGTACTCGATACGGACGACGAGGAGAGCCTACACAATCGCATTCAGATTGAGGAGCACAAACTCTATCCGAAAGTGATTAAATGGTACGCACAAGGGAAACTAAGAGTTGAAGGACGAAAGGTAATTGTGGAGTAG
- a CDS encoding tetratricopeptide repeat protein produces MKDRKTDAGRALTSDDAEVSSSGLQKELIQRGRVDIHTHQTVAKHLKQGADALKARDFGKAIEEFQQVIQHNRESAEAHFHLGLAYFMIEAYENAIDAYKMAVACEPSEATAHLNLAATYRLLKRYDEAVDVYTRAIRFIPNHPELHSELGAVYTFQGKRREAVTAYKTAMRLKLNLHSSLDQRA; encoded by the coding sequence ATGAAAGACAGAAAAACTGATGCAGGACGCGCGCTAACATCTGATGACGCTGAGGTATCTTCCAGCGGCTTGCAAAAGGAACTCATCCAGCGGGGACGTGTTGATATTCACACGCACCAAACCGTCGCGAAACATCTGAAACAGGGCGCGGATGCTTTAAAAGCACGAGATTTCGGAAAAGCGATTGAAGAATTCCAGCAGGTAATTCAACATAATCGTGAATCGGCGGAGGCACATTTCCATCTCGGCCTGGCTTATTTTATGATTGAGGCGTACGAAAACGCGATAGACGCTTACAAGATGGCGGTGGCATGCGAACCGAGCGAAGCAACAGCACATCTAAATCTCGCAGCAACCTATCGTTTGCTTAAACGCTACGATGAAGCGGTTGACGTTTACACACGCGCTATCCGTTTCATCCCAAATCACCCGGAATTACACTCCGAACTTGGGGCAGTCTATACATTCCAAGGAAAGCGACGCGAGGCAGTCACTGCCTACAAAACTGCGATGCGCCTTAAGTTGAACCTTCATTCATCTCTTGACCAGCGCGCGTAA